A stretch of Geomonas oryzisoli DNA encodes these proteins:
- a CDS encoding agmatine deiminase family protein, whose product MNQNRRLPAEWELQDGVLMAWPHEQSDWFPYLDQVRPVFAAIVSAISQFEKVVVAADDPDQVREELQAAGADLDQVRLLPVETNDTWARDFGPITVLEDGAPRLLNFGFNGWGLKFPSDLDNRINKRLQALGVWNAPLDTVGLILEGGSIESDGKGTILTTEECLMNDNRNPHLTREELEEELHGLFGSDRFLWLSNGYLAGDDTDSHVDTLARICPDDTIAYVRCDDPEDEHYPALKAMEEEILAFRTRGGRPYRAIPLPWPAAVYDEEGQRLPATYANFLVINGAVLVPTYNDSKDAAALVAVGEAFPGYEVIGIDCLPLILQHGSLHCVTMQMPKGTLR is encoded by the coding sequence GTGAACCAGAACAGAAGATTACCGGCAGAGTGGGAACTCCAGGACGGCGTGCTGATGGCATGGCCGCACGAGCAGAGCGACTGGTTCCCTTACCTGGACCAGGTCCGCCCCGTCTTTGCCGCGATCGTGAGCGCCATAAGCCAGTTCGAAAAGGTGGTCGTCGCCGCCGACGATCCCGACCAGGTCCGCGAGGAACTTCAGGCAGCTGGAGCGGACCTCGATCAGGTACGCCTTCTCCCCGTCGAGACCAACGACACCTGGGCCAGGGACTTCGGTCCCATCACGGTGCTGGAGGACGGCGCGCCGCGGCTCTTGAACTTCGGCTTCAACGGCTGGGGCCTCAAGTTCCCTTCCGACCTCGACAACCGCATCAACAAGCGACTGCAGGCACTGGGTGTCTGGAATGCCCCGCTGGACACGGTTGGCTTGATCCTCGAAGGGGGGAGCATCGAGAGCGACGGCAAGGGGACCATACTCACCACCGAAGAATGCCTGATGAACGACAACCGCAATCCGCACCTGACCCGCGAGGAGCTCGAGGAGGAACTGCACGGCCTGTTCGGCAGCGACCGGTTCCTGTGGTTATCCAACGGCTACCTGGCCGGCGACGATACCGATTCCCACGTCGATACCCTGGCCCGCATCTGCCCGGACGACACCATCGCCTACGTGCGCTGCGACGATCCGGAAGACGAGCACTACCCGGCGCTCAAGGCCATGGAAGAGGAGATCCTCGCCTTCCGCACCCGCGGCGGCCGTCCGTACCGCGCCATCCCCCTCCCCTGGCCCGCCGCGGTGTATGACGAAGAGGGGCAGAGGCTGCCGGCTACCTACGCGAACTTCCTGGTGATCAACGGCGCCGTGCTGGTGCCGACCTATAACGACAGCAAGGATGCCGCCGCGCTGGTGGCCGTCGGCGAGGCGTTCCCGGGATACGAGGTGATCGGGATCGACTGTCTGCCGCTTATCCTGCAGCACGGGTCGCTGCATTGCGTCACCATGCAGATGCCCAAGGGGACGCTCAGGTAG
- a CDS encoding DEAD/DEAH box helicase — MQPHDLLARCTPEQSALVQLLSVIHAPLSKHVLLNIVKKAGLTAPPGRSYTGLVLAELLEELKNRDLVRHTGEGISCSPEVAHAATLLAIENGRFEEMVRTILAEIPMVSNWGSNFYRLSAHALRDVRIGVYRKDAGAALEAAERYLRQFPYEAQRCHPLNAVCFHPFDEAWFRSLPMVLQGAALAAHLTFARESLTAADAPFRVLAELTARPDSPPFLLDIYCLELLSRDRADEAEAAAAERCSSAQISVLACCALQRGRYDRSVELFRAALAALRKETGKRKAYLDDGSGPFFILALLATQDSKHLDEAAQLCDFITSKREWPDQEAYQVLQGVIAERQGGRSSKELLEASLQRPAQSPVHALFRMMALYWCASDLRAAEVRKQGTLVQRLKDSGHRWIAREIEAAGAADVAEPAPGKAPIPLYRALAPVESWQSAISALLRLNSDEAAGAEGPQSRLIWHFEEMRGFFQITPREQKQTPTGKWSGGRNVALKRLAEDADSLDFLSSQDRLVCACIKKDRGAGYYNRESYVLDQDQAVPLMIGHPQVYLDAAASVRLELVHGEPEIQLTTEGEFLQLQFFPPFQQGQKLYLQKETPTRIKVYQARNEYTKISAIIGAGLKLPARAKDQALAAINSLAAVLTVHSDIGVDTAEQIPGDPTPHFHLLPYQAGLRLQLLVRPFRDAGPYFRPGAGGETVLAEIEGKRLQTRRDLKLEQERAAAALTQLTVLAEIEEIEGEWLVAATESALELLVQLQAQGESVRVSWPQGAGFKIKQTVGPGHCKLSVKQAKDYFELEGEVKVNEALALDLRQLVDLARGAQGRFVELGDGEFLALSSQLRRYLDDLAACADPHGAAFRFHPLASSLFEDFAAEAAEFQGDRYWQAQMKRLHEAEAYRPQLPGTLQAELRGYQVEGFNWLNRLSYWGVGACLADDMGLGKTVQALAQILSMAPQGPSLVVAPTSVCLNWESETARFAPTLNRIVYGGPKRSELLQGLKPLDLVICSYGLLQQDAELLEAVSWQAIVLDEAQAIKNMATKRSQAAMMLQGQFKMVATGTPIENHLGELWNVFRFINPGLLGSLKQFNVRYAAPIEKSEDKKARQRLKRLIQPFILRRTKNQVLEELPPRTEITIPVELGMEEAALYEAIRKSALDNLAGVDKVEGKGELHLKILAEIMRLRRACCNPRLVLPDSAIPSAKLAAFAEIVDELRENRHKALVFSQFVGHLEIIRDYLDRAGIPYQYLDGSTPAPQRKERVDAFQSGAGDLFLISLKAGGVGLNLTAADYVIHMDPWWNPAVEDQASDRAHRIGQQRPVTIYRLVAKGTIEEKIVGLHQQKRGLADSLLEESDLSGKVTVEELLALLRTGY, encoded by the coding sequence ATGCAGCCGCATGACCTCCTGGCCCGCTGCACGCCGGAACAGTCGGCGCTCGTCCAGCTTCTGTCCGTCATTCACGCACCGCTCTCAAAGCACGTCCTCCTCAATATCGTCAAGAAAGCCGGGCTCACCGCACCTCCGGGACGGAGCTACACCGGCCTGGTCCTCGCCGAACTGCTGGAAGAATTGAAGAACCGGGACCTGGTCCGCCACACCGGCGAAGGGATCTCCTGTTCGCCCGAGGTGGCGCACGCGGCCACGCTGCTGGCGATCGAGAACGGCAGGTTCGAGGAGATGGTCCGCACCATCCTCGCCGAGATCCCCATGGTGTCCAACTGGGGAAGCAATTTCTACCGGCTGTCGGCCCACGCCCTGCGCGACGTGCGCATCGGCGTCTACCGCAAGGACGCCGGCGCGGCCCTGGAAGCCGCGGAACGTTACCTGCGCCAGTTCCCCTATGAAGCCCAGCGTTGTCACCCCCTGAACGCGGTCTGTTTCCACCCCTTCGACGAGGCGTGGTTCCGATCCCTCCCCATGGTTTTGCAGGGAGCGGCACTGGCGGCGCACCTCACCTTCGCACGGGAATCGCTCACCGCGGCGGATGCGCCCTTTCGCGTGCTCGCCGAACTGACCGCCCGTCCCGACTCCCCCCCCTTCCTGCTCGACATCTACTGCCTGGAGCTGTTATCGCGGGACCGCGCGGACGAGGCCGAAGCCGCCGCTGCGGAACGCTGCAGTTCGGCCCAGATATCGGTGCTCGCCTGCTGCGCGCTGCAGCGCGGCCGGTACGACCGCTCCGTGGAGTTGTTCCGTGCCGCCCTGGCCGCCCTGCGCAAGGAGACCGGCAAGAGAAAGGCCTACCTCGACGACGGCAGCGGCCCCTTTTTCATCCTGGCCCTGCTCGCCACGCAGGACTCGAAACACCTCGATGAAGCGGCGCAACTGTGTGACTTCATTACCTCCAAAAGGGAATGGCCGGACCAGGAGGCGTACCAGGTTCTGCAGGGGGTGATCGCGGAACGGCAGGGAGGACGCAGCAGCAAGGAGCTCCTGGAGGCGTCCCTGCAGCGCCCCGCCCAAAGTCCGGTGCACGCCTTGTTCCGCATGATGGCGCTGTACTGGTGCGCCAGCGACCTGCGCGCCGCCGAGGTGCGCAAGCAGGGAACCTTGGTGCAGCGGTTGAAGGATTCCGGGCACCGCTGGATTGCCCGCGAGATCGAGGCAGCGGGTGCGGCTGATGTGGCGGAACCCGCCCCGGGTAAGGCGCCGATCCCCTTGTACCGCGCCCTCGCCCCGGTCGAGTCGTGGCAAAGCGCCATCTCGGCACTGCTGCGCCTGAACAGCGACGAGGCGGCCGGGGCGGAGGGGCCCCAGTCGCGCCTCATCTGGCATTTCGAGGAGATGCGCGGCTTCTTCCAGATAACCCCCAGGGAACAGAAGCAGACACCGACCGGCAAGTGGAGCGGAGGCCGAAACGTCGCGCTCAAAAGGCTGGCCGAAGACGCCGACAGCCTCGACTTTCTCAGCTCCCAGGACCGCCTCGTCTGCGCCTGCATCAAGAAGGATCGCGGCGCCGGCTACTACAACCGGGAGAGCTACGTCCTGGACCAGGACCAGGCGGTGCCGCTCATGATCGGCCACCCGCAGGTCTACCTCGACGCGGCCGCCTCGGTTCGCCTGGAACTGGTGCACGGTGAACCGGAAATCCAGCTCACCACCGAGGGTGAATTCCTGCAGCTGCAGTTCTTCCCACCCTTCCAGCAGGGTCAGAAGCTCTACCTCCAGAAGGAGACACCGACCCGGATCAAGGTCTACCAGGCGAGAAACGAGTACACCAAGATCTCCGCCATCATCGGGGCGGGGCTGAAGCTTCCCGCCCGGGCCAAGGACCAGGCGCTGGCCGCCATCAACTCGCTCGCTGCCGTCCTCACCGTACACTCCGACATCGGCGTCGATACCGCCGAACAGATTCCGGGTGACCCGACGCCGCATTTCCACCTGCTCCCTTACCAGGCCGGGCTCCGTCTGCAGCTCCTGGTGCGCCCCTTCCGGGACGCCGGCCCCTATTTCCGTCCCGGTGCCGGCGGCGAGACGGTGCTCGCCGAGATCGAGGGAAAACGGCTGCAGACCAGGCGGGACCTCAAGCTGGAACAGGAGCGGGCCGCCGCGGCCCTGACCCAGCTCACCGTTCTGGCGGAGATCGAGGAGATCGAGGGGGAGTGGCTGGTCGCCGCAACGGAAAGCGCGCTGGAACTGCTGGTGCAGTTGCAGGCGCAGGGTGAGTCGGTCCGGGTTTCCTGGCCCCAGGGAGCCGGGTTCAAGATAAAACAGACGGTTGGCCCCGGACATTGCAAGCTTTCCGTGAAGCAGGCGAAGGACTATTTCGAGCTCGAGGGGGAGGTGAAGGTCAACGAGGCGCTGGCACTCGATCTGCGCCAGCTGGTGGATCTCGCCCGCGGCGCGCAGGGTCGCTTCGTGGAACTGGGGGACGGTGAATTCCTCGCCCTCTCCTCCCAGCTGCGGCGCTACCTCGACGATCTCGCCGCCTGTGCCGATCCCCACGGCGCCGCTTTCCGCTTCCATCCCCTCGCCTCTTCCCTCTTCGAGGATTTCGCAGCAGAAGCCGCCGAGTTCCAGGGCGACCGCTACTGGCAGGCGCAGATGAAACGGCTGCACGAGGCCGAAGCATATCGGCCGCAACTGCCGGGCACGCTGCAGGCCGAGCTGCGCGGCTACCAGGTGGAGGGGTTCAACTGGCTGAACCGGCTCTCCTACTGGGGCGTGGGGGCCTGCCTCGCCGACGACATGGGGCTGGGCAAGACGGTCCAGGCGCTGGCCCAGATCCTCAGCATGGCGCCGCAGGGTCCCTCCCTGGTGGTGGCCCCCACCTCGGTCTGCCTGAACTGGGAGAGCGAGACGGCCCGCTTCGCACCGACCCTCAACCGCATCGTCTACGGCGGCCCGAAACGATCCGAACTGCTGCAGGGGCTCAAGCCGCTCGACCTGGTCATCTGCAGCTACGGTCTGCTGCAGCAGGACGCGGAGCTTTTGGAGGCGGTGTCCTGGCAGGCGATCGTTCTCGACGAGGCGCAGGCCATCAAGAACATGGCCACCAAGAGAAGCCAGGCCGCCATGATGCTGCAGGGGCAATTCAAGATGGTAGCCACGGGCACCCCGATCGAGAACCACCTGGGCGAGCTCTGGAACGTGTTCCGCTTCATCAACCCCGGCCTGCTCGGTTCGCTGAAGCAGTTCAACGTGAGGTACGCCGCCCCCATCGAGAAGAGCGAGGACAAGAAGGCTCGCCAGCGGCTGAAACGACTGATCCAGCCCTTCATCCTGCGCCGCACCAAGAACCAGGTGCTCGAGGAGCTCCCCCCCAGGACGGAGATCACCATACCGGTGGAACTGGGGATGGAAGAGGCCGCGCTGTACGAGGCGATCAGGAAGAGCGCCCTGGACAACCTGGCCGGCGTCGACAAGGTGGAGGGTAAGGGCGAACTGCATCTGAAGATCCTGGCGGAGATCATGCGGCTGCGCCGCGCCTGCTGCAACCCGCGCCTGGTGCTGCCGGACAGCGCCATACCGAGCGCCAAGCTGGCGGCCTTCGCCGAGATCGTCGACGAACTGCGCGAGAACCGCCACAAGGCGCTGGTCTTCAGCCAGTTCGTGGGACACCTGGAGATCATCCGGGACTACCTGGATCGCGCCGGCATCCCCTACCAGTACCTGGACGGCAGCACTCCGGCCCCGCAGCGCAAGGAACGCGTCGACGCCTTCCAGTCCGGCGCGGGCGACCTCTTCCTCATCAGCCTCAAGGCCGGCGGGGTCGGGCTCAACCTCACCGCCGCCGATTACGTCATCCACATGGACCCCTGGTGGAATCCGGCGGTCGAGGATCAGGCCTCGGACCGGGCCCACCGCATCGGTCAGCAGCGTCCGGTTACCATCTACCGGCTGGTCGCCAAGGGGACCATCGAAGAAAAGATCGTCGGGCTGCACCAGCAAAAGCGCGGGCTCGCCGACAGTCTGCTCGAAGAGAGCGATCTATCGGGAAAGGTCACGGTAGAAGAGCTCCTTGCTCTTTTGCGCACGGGATACTAG
- the nudC gene encoding NAD(+) diphosphatase gives MSYPETVNLPFNGEIIRTRFTQLKPDSVSADGPGYWVLLQGDTLWLREGDLHRGELPEPLADAGKALRFGEWDGAPVRLLSLSKSDEVPQGLQAVPWTELPDQIATLYGVARQILYWEKLSRHCSRCGSGEMTRIAPTWGKRCGGCGHEHYPHIHPCVIVLIRRGEEFLLARKPEWAAGRYSLVAGFVDFGESLEECVAREVFEETGLTVQNVRYVGSQNWPFPSQLMAGFVADYRSGEIAVEEDELEDAQWFTKERMPPALPPKRSIARWIIDNFALKDTVS, from the coding sequence ATGTCATATCCCGAGACCGTCAACCTCCCGTTCAACGGCGAGATCATCAGGACCAGGTTCACTCAGTTGAAGCCGGACTCCGTCAGCGCAGACGGTCCGGGTTACTGGGTTTTGCTGCAGGGAGACACGCTCTGGCTGCGCGAGGGCGACCTGCACCGCGGCGAGCTTCCGGAGCCGCTGGCCGACGCCGGGAAGGCGCTACGCTTCGGCGAGTGGGACGGCGCCCCGGTGCGCCTTCTCAGCCTCTCCAAGAGTGACGAGGTGCCGCAGGGGCTGCAGGCCGTGCCCTGGACCGAGCTCCCGGACCAGATCGCCACCCTGTACGGCGTCGCCCGCCAGATCCTCTACTGGGAGAAGTTGAGCCGTCACTGCTCGCGCTGCGGCAGCGGCGAGATGACCCGCATCGCGCCCACCTGGGGCAAGCGCTGCGGCGGCTGCGGACACGAGCACTACCCGCACATCCACCCCTGCGTCATCGTCCTGATCAGGAGGGGGGAGGAATTCCTGCTGGCCCGTAAACCCGAGTGGGCCGCCGGGCGCTACAGCCTGGTGGCCGGTTTCGTCGACTTCGGAGAGTCGCTGGAGGAGTGCGTGGCGCGCGAGGTGTTCGAGGAGACCGGGCTCACGGTACAGAACGTCCGCTACGTGGGGAGCCAGAACTGGCCGTTCCCGAGTCAGCTCATGGCCGGCTTCGTGGCCGATTATCGATCCGGCGAGATCGCGGTCGAGGAGGACGAGCTCGAAGACGCCCAGTGGTTCACGAAGGAACGCATGCCTCCCGCGCTTCCGCCCAAGCGCAGCATCGCCCGCTGGATCATCGACAACTTCGCGCTAAAAGATACCGTCTCCTGA
- a CDS encoding ATP-binding protein, whose protein sequence is MINKPSKTLYLSIESRLCDVALVGHAVRGVCACSPLKLEAYGEMEVCVVEALNNAITHAYRRQEGYRVDIAITLHHDRISFEVSDEGKAIEEFAPRSLEFDPEEIGSIPENGMGLFIIETLMDEVSYSSRNGRNTLSFCRYFTQPQA, encoded by the coding sequence GTGATCAATAAACCGAGCAAAACCCTCTATCTCAGCATCGAAAGCAGACTGTGCGACGTGGCCCTGGTCGGGCATGCGGTGCGCGGCGTCTGCGCCTGCTCCCCTTTAAAACTCGAAGCATACGGCGAAATGGAAGTCTGCGTCGTGGAAGCCCTCAACAACGCGATCACCCACGCCTACCGCCGCCAGGAAGGATACCGCGTCGACATCGCCATCACCCTGCACCACGACCGCATCTCCTTCGAAGTCTCCGACGAGGGAAAGGCCATCGAGGAGTTCGCTCCCCGAAGCCTCGAGTTCGATCCCGAGGAGATCGGCTCCATTCCGGAGAACGGCATGGGGCTCTTCATCATCGAGACCCTCATGGACGAGGTCAGTTACAGCTCCAGGAACGGCAGGAACACCCTCTCCTTCTGCAGGTACTTCACCCAGCCCCAGGCCTGA
- a CDS encoding carbon-nitrogen hydrolase, giving the protein MNKLKVALVQQALTTGRDEMVAATTAKIREAAAQGAQLVLLQELHTGSYFCQTEDTACFDLAETIPGPSTEHFGALARELGVVIVTSLFERRAPGLYHNTAVVLEKDGSIAGKYRKMHIPDDPAFYEKFYFTPGDLGFEPIQTSVGKLGVLVCWDQWYPEAARLMALAGADLLIYPTAIGWDPRDETAEQQRQLDAWVTVQRAHAVANGIPVVSVNRVGFEADPSGAGAGIKFWGSSFAAGPQGEFLVRAGEEEELLVVDLDMRRSEDVRRIWPFLRDRRIDAYGDLVKRYRD; this is encoded by the coding sequence ATGAACAAACTGAAAGTAGCCCTGGTACAGCAGGCCCTCACCACGGGGCGCGACGAGATGGTGGCCGCCACCACGGCAAAAATCCGCGAGGCCGCCGCCCAGGGAGCACAGCTCGTGCTCCTCCAGGAGCTGCACACCGGCAGCTACTTCTGCCAGACCGAGGATACCGCCTGCTTCGACCTCGCCGAAACCATCCCCGGCCCCTCCACCGAGCATTTCGGCGCCCTGGCCCGCGAGCTCGGCGTGGTGATCGTGACCTCCCTATTCGAGCGCCGCGCACCCGGGCTGTACCACAACACCGCGGTGGTCCTGGAAAAGGACGGCTCGATCGCCGGCAAGTACCGGAAAATGCACATCCCGGACGACCCCGCCTTCTACGAGAAGTTCTACTTCACCCCCGGCGATCTCGGCTTCGAGCCGATCCAGACATCGGTCGGCAAACTGGGCGTGCTGGTCTGCTGGGACCAGTGGTACCCGGAAGCGGCGCGCCTGATGGCGCTTGCCGGCGCCGACCTCCTCATCTACCCGACCGCCATCGGCTGGGACCCGCGCGACGAGACCGCCGAGCAGCAGCGCCAGCTCGATGCCTGGGTCACCGTGCAGCGCGCCCATGCCGTCGCCAACGGCATCCCGGTGGTCAGCGTGAACCGGGTCGGCTTCGAGGCGGACCCGAGCGGCGCCGGCGCCGGGATCAAGTTCTGGGGCTCCAGCTTCGCCGCCGGGCCCCAGGGGGAATTCCTGGTCCGTGCCGGCGAGGAGGAAGAACTGCTCGTGGTCGATCTGGACATGCGCCGCAGCGAGGACGTGCGCCGCATCTGGCCCTTTTTGCGCGACCGCCGCATCGACGCCTACGGCGACCTGGTCAAGCGCTACCGGGATTAA
- a CDS encoding DEAD/DEAH box helicase, with amino-acid sequence MIDIMGTPLLRHLFQMPAAGIYALADKVHLFNGFELCKRKPVRGLSWHKDGSVLEVELRDAEVSCRVTLSLLQGDFSSACDCGTWSPHGRCPHLVAALATVKKALAPASFPMLQLPADYLQGIRATLAAAPAQPVAGEEGAPITESGYALVLDREQGALRMRLMLDQVPVALYDAALPASIREFLRLLNSSALRGRAVEEFLSRFRGRFPILYLAGDEPAPLCFDPSLQRSVILHLDLRDEEIHAKLSLEDGVSLDDEQSFIHQGYYYDLGRGIIQKVDDTATRLFTELGQRLAQATQTPAAQDDGTLRFPAASFNEAQFDLGGGSEEELTQRVTLSRSGVPVTPVSLQPRYRLNILELAETSSLVAEGVAEGLTFTLSPAAFRFFNAAGRAVFPQPLKAKKRVAAIIKACFAALGAANLGERDRLVRQVLEGAEFFKRGVRADARAIIGDFCQQAQQPSTLLQLSKEGEWLAVTVAVGRQGRLLELLAEHFGFDIFWQSEGVGRLAVDRKTLMRQLSELKSTLAAEGFALALAGEDLQTASWTFTLDATRSSIDWFELRPEIRADGELVDEAELLEALQGGGVFRRGNSLFVLDPMTSNTLALMAPHAKREVVRVPRLQILDWITLRRNGVRVLLSPEDERIFESLTRFESIPRRSPPTELKATLRNYQLDGYSWLAFLYEHRFGACLADDMGLGKTIQAIALLAGLKEGGIEPQRPCDVPHLVVVPPTLIFNWESELARFYPALKVGVYRGQGRRAEFSGVDLVLTSYGVIQRDIDVLSEIPFHVIVFDEAQAVKNIHAETTGAVRRLKGRFKVTLTGTPVENHLGEYFSVMDLALPGLLGPYEQFRRQMGREGTEFLETLIRRTHPFILRRSKDMIAAELPPKVETDIYLEMSPRQKALYARTVTEVRETVARAFSSNSAGQARIIALTAILKLRQICLCSRLILPDAADRSPKVDFLVEQLHELFAEGHSVLVFSQFTSFLDIVQQGLAQRGIVSSRLDGTTPVARRKELVQNFQNSQEPGVFLLSLKAGGRGLNLTRASYVFHLDPWWNPAVESQASDRAHRIGQKRQVTITRLLMRHSIEEKMMELKKRKLKLYRALLEDAENEGAVAIGREDFEFLLGQG; translated from the coding sequence TTGATCGACATCATGGGCACCCCCCTGCTGAGGCACCTCTTCCAGATGCCTGCCGCGGGCATATACGCACTGGCGGACAAGGTGCACCTCTTCAACGGCTTCGAGCTGTGCAAGAGGAAACCGGTCCGCGGGTTGAGCTGGCACAAGGACGGCAGCGTCCTCGAGGTCGAGCTCCGTGATGCCGAGGTGTCCTGCCGCGTCACCCTTTCGCTGCTCCAGGGAGATTTTTCCAGCGCCTGCGACTGCGGCACCTGGAGTCCCCACGGCCGCTGTCCGCACCTGGTCGCCGCCCTGGCTACGGTCAAGAAGGCCCTGGCTCCCGCATCGTTCCCCATGCTGCAACTCCCGGCCGATTACCTGCAGGGGATCCGCGCCACCCTCGCGGCTGCGCCGGCACAGCCCGTTGCCGGGGAAGAGGGCGCGCCGATAACGGAGAGCGGGTACGCCCTGGTGCTGGACCGGGAACAGGGGGCGCTGCGCATGCGCCTCATGCTGGACCAGGTCCCGGTGGCGCTCTATGATGCGGCGCTCCCCGCGTCGATCCGGGAGTTCCTGCGGCTATTGAACTCTTCGGCGCTGCGCGGCCGTGCCGTCGAGGAGTTCCTGTCCCGGTTCCGGGGGCGGTTTCCCATCCTCTACCTTGCCGGTGACGAACCGGCGCCGCTTTGCTTCGACCCGTCGCTGCAGCGCTCCGTCATCTTGCACCTCGACCTGCGGGACGAGGAGATCCACGCCAAGCTCTCCCTCGAAGACGGAGTATCCCTCGACGACGAGCAGTCCTTCATTCACCAGGGGTACTACTACGACCTGGGGCGCGGCATCATCCAGAAGGTCGACGATACCGCCACCCGCCTCTTCACGGAGTTGGGCCAGCGGCTGGCCCAGGCGACGCAGACCCCGGCGGCGCAGGATGACGGCACCCTCCGCTTTCCTGCCGCCAGCTTCAACGAGGCCCAGTTCGACCTCGGCGGCGGCTCTGAGGAGGAGCTGACTCAGCGGGTGACCCTGTCCCGGTCCGGGGTCCCGGTAACGCCGGTGTCGCTGCAGCCGCGCTATCGGCTCAACATCCTCGAGCTCGCCGAAACTTCCTCGCTGGTGGCCGAAGGCGTTGCCGAGGGGCTCACCTTCACCCTCTCTCCTGCCGCTTTCCGCTTTTTCAACGCCGCCGGGCGTGCAGTTTTCCCTCAGCCGCTCAAGGCGAAGAAACGGGTCGCCGCCATTATCAAGGCGTGCTTCGCCGCCCTTGGCGCCGCCAACCTCGGCGAGCGCGACCGGCTGGTGCGCCAGGTGCTGGAAGGGGCCGAGTTCTTCAAGCGCGGCGTCAGGGCCGATGCGCGCGCCATCATCGGCGACTTTTGCCAGCAGGCACAACAGCCGTCCACTCTGCTCCAGCTCTCAAAAGAGGGGGAATGGCTTGCGGTTACGGTAGCCGTCGGGCGGCAGGGGCGGCTGCTCGAACTTCTGGCAGAGCACTTCGGCTTCGACATCTTCTGGCAGTCCGAAGGGGTGGGGCGTCTCGCCGTCGATCGCAAGACCCTGATGCGCCAGCTCTCGGAGCTGAAGAGCACGCTCGCAGCGGAAGGTTTTGCGCTGGCACTGGCCGGCGAAGACCTGCAGACCGCATCCTGGACCTTCACCCTGGACGCGACCCGTTCCAGCATCGACTGGTTCGAACTGCGCCCCGAGATCCGGGCGGACGGCGAGCTGGTCGATGAGGCGGAACTGCTGGAGGCGCTGCAGGGCGGAGGCGTGTTCCGCCGGGGGAACTCCCTGTTCGTACTCGACCCGATGACCAGCAACACCCTTGCCCTGATGGCCCCCCACGCCAAGCGGGAGGTGGTGCGGGTGCCGCGGCTGCAGATCCTGGACTGGATCACGCTGAGACGAAACGGGGTCCGGGTGCTGCTCTCCCCCGAGGACGAACGGATTTTCGAAAGTCTGACCCGGTTCGAGAGCATCCCACGGCGCTCGCCCCCCACCGAGTTGAAAGCCACCCTGCGCAACTACCAGCTCGACGGATACAGCTGGCTCGCCTTTTTGTACGAGCACCGTTTCGGTGCCTGCCTCGCGGACGATATGGGGCTGGGCAAGACCATTCAGGCCATCGCGCTCCTGGCCGGGCTGAAAGAGGGGGGCATCGAGCCCCAGCGCCCCTGCGATGTGCCGCACCTGGTCGTGGTTCCCCCGACGCTGATCTTCAACTGGGAGAGTGAGCTGGCCCGCTTCTACCCGGCGCTGAAGGTCGGCGTCTACCGCGGGCAGGGGCGCCGCGCCGAGTTCTCCGGCGTCGACCTGGTACTCACCAGCTACGGCGTCATCCAGCGCGACATCGACGTCCTGAGCGAGATCCCGTTCCACGTCATCGTCTTCGATGAGGCGCAGGCCGTGAAAAATATCCACGCGGAGACCACAGGCGCGGTGCGCAGGTTGAAGGGGAGGTTCAAGGTGACCCTGACCGGCACCCCGGTCGAAAACCACCTGGGCGAGTACTTTTCCGTGATGGACCTGGCGCTGCCGGGCCTTTTGGGGCCCTACGAGCAGTTCCGCAGACAGATGGGGCGCGAGGGGACGGAGTTCCTGGAGACACTGATCCGGCGCACCCATCCCTTCATCCTGCGGCGTTCCAAGGACATGATCGCCGCGGAGCTCCCTCCCAAGGTGGAGACCGACATCTACCTGGAGATGAGCCCGAGGCAGAAGGCGCTCTACGCGCGTACCGTGACCGAGGTCCGGGAGACGGTGGCCCGTGCCTTCAGCTCCAACTCCGCCGGCCAGGCGCGCATCATCGCCCTTACCGCCATTTTGAAGCTGCGCCAGATCTGCCTCTGCTCCCGGCTCATCCTGCCGGACGCAGCCGACCGTTCACCGAAGGTTGATTTCCTGGTCGAACAGCTGCACGAGCTCTTCGCCGAAGGGCACAGCGTTCTGGTCTTCTCGCAGTTCACCTCCTTCCTGGATATCGTGCAGCAGGGGCTCGCCCAGCGCGGCATCGTCTCTTCCCGGCTGGACGGCACCACCCCGGTGGCCCGCAGAAAGGAACTGGTGCAGAACTTCCAGAACTCGCAGGAGCCGGGGGTGTTTCTGCTGAGTCTGAAAGCGGGGGGGAGGGGGCTGAACCTCACCCGTGCCTCCTACGTGTTCCACCTCGATCCCTGGTGGAACCCGGCGGTGGAGAGCCAGGCCTCGGACCGTGCCCACCGTATCGGGCAGAAACGGCAGGTCACCATCACCAGGCTCTTGATGCGGCACTCGATCGAGGAAAAGATGATGGAGCTGAAAAAGCGGAAGCTGAAGCTCTACCGCGCGCTGTTGGAGGATGCGGAAAACGAGGGCGCCGTTGCCATAGGGCGGGAGGATTTCGAGTTTCTGCTGGGGCAGGGGTAA